DNA sequence from the Liolophura sinensis isolate JHLJ2023 chromosome 1, CUHK_Ljap_v2, whole genome shotgun sequence genome:
CCGCGTTGAGCTGTATTGCCGAGTCAGCATTTTCGCAGATTGATTCCGAACACGAGCGAACAGGATCGAACATGCCCGAAACGTCATCAGACATGCCGCCTGCATCAAACGGTGCCACGCCCCGATTCTATGGTGACACATAGATGCGTATGTTTGTGTTAATACAAATTACAAGCGTGTAGTATTCACTGGCGCtagaaaatgttgtaatgtGGAAGGAATAGTCAAAAATACAGTTATATACCGTTATATTGGCATACGTGAGGCTGTTTTACAACGTTAGCAGGGGGGAGTGGCATATAAACGGAAGAGCAAAGAGTGGAGCCCTTCCGCTGTGCTGCCGGGAAGAGTCCTCGTATACACAGAGGAGTCGGGCTTAGCGTGAAGCTTGCAGACTAGCTGTTAATCGGACACACCGGCTGACAGCTGCAAAATGTCGGGGAGAGGAGCTAAGAAAAGGGTGAAGTCAACTTCACGATCTTCCAGGGCCGGAGTGTTGTTTCCCGTGGGTCGAATGCTGCGTTACTTGAAGAGGGACACACACCATTACCGCATCGGGGCCGGGTCACCGGTGTATATGGCGGCCGTCATCGAGTACCTTACGGGTAACCCAACTTGCATACAGCTTTTGCTTTCCCCAGGTCATCCAATGCATAGACTGCCCTGACGGGGGTAGGGTCTGGGAAGGGTGGGGGCGGGGCACTTGTATCAATAGCGCGCCTGCTGCATCATCATGGTGCAATTTGTGTTTATACACCCATTCCGCCCTCTATAAACAATTAAACCCAGGCAAAATAGGTATATTTGAGTTGAACAAATTATATTGGGTGGTATTCTCCTTTATTTCGTTTTGTACAGGTGAacgtaattatatatatatatatatatatatatatatatatatatatatatatatatatatataacgaaacaaaaacagaaaaactaaaacaagaaaaaaatgatgagaaaaacattctaattttaaaaataacaaaataaacgcTTTACCTTAATAATAcattgtaattttcattttgcaCAGGGAGTGATGAGGAAATGCTACTATAGTAGTTTCAGTATGCAAATTTGCTTGGTGATAATTATACCTCATTTTTCTTGTTAATTAGGCTAGGCAGCCTCAGTTTCAATAAACTGTAAACTATAAACTATGAATGAATATTGCAAaaccaaatttcaacatttcataAAGAGGTTCTCAGAAGGTGTGAACATGAGTATATTGTAGGGTATGCAAcatattgtatgtatgtgtatgtagtatATATTTACAACAGCCTTTAGCATCTTTGATTGACATCATAATTAAATAAGCTTAAAGTTAAAACAAGCCTGAAAAGTAATTGCGTCTATGTAAAAGATCGGTAGGATTTTGTGGATTCATGTGCGGATAATAAAAAGgataaaaaataatgtaatgtaaattgGCACAGTCCAGATTTAAGCTTTATGTTGAGTTTTGCAATGGCATTCATGAAACCAAAGAATAATATATGAATTTCATcagcattgtaatcatcattgcatacttgtacatgtaccaataatGGCAATTTCTGCCCAAGTAATGTCATTGGTACTGGTTATAGTATTCCGTTTTCATCAGCTTGTCATTTGGTATTTTCAGCGGAAATCTTGGAATTGGCTGGCAATGCGGCACGAGACAACAAGAAGGGGCGAGTAACCCCCAGGCACATCCTGCTGGCTGTTGCCAATGATGAAGAGTTGCACCAGGTATGGTGACACCTGTGTGTGATTATCAGGCCCTTGACTAATGATATTGCATTCTcaatccagctcttgttgttCAGGAGGAACCGGAGTTGGGTAGCGGAGGAAAaacggtggtttactctgaatGTTATTGTTTCCtgcacccacaaacctgactgccatcgtgtgcatggaaaataaatcaaatcaaataaataaaattctgtcAGACGTTTAGAGACAAATGTTAATCCTGGGTAGACACTGATGTTAGATCAGCATCTTATCCAGACACTGGGGGTGAGAATGTACAGCATCTATATGGGGTAGGATTTGTGTATAGAGGCACTTTGGATGTCATTTGTATTGAAGTCATACTGGGTGGAATAGAATTCACGTAGTAACAGTCGAGTTGAGATGCAGGTCGAATGGGAGTGATTCTGGGTGGCATTCAGCTGTATATTAGCTGCAGCTATTCAGACTTACTCTAGGTGGGAACACCTTTGGTGATCAAACGTATATCATATATAAACCTTGCACTTCAAATTAATGCAGCTAGTGgggtgttaaaccccaatcatccattcatttaagtttaatgtttattttccaGCTTCTGAAACATGTTACAATTGCCTCTGGAGGGGTCATTCCTAAGATTCACGCTGAACTGCTGATGCGAAAGAAGGGTGGGAAATTTGGCAGCTCAGTCCCATCAGCACCTCCAGAGAAGAAACCCCAGCTTGTGATTGGTGGGGGATCCAAAGGTACCAAGCTAATCAAGACTGGAAAAGCTTCCAAATCAAAGGTAACCCGAAGGCACACGGGGAGTGTAAACCTCTGCCAAAGCTGAATGTCATATTCAGACAAACTCATTTTTTCTCTCCTCTCTGTCAATGATgaagatgtttttaaaatagtCCTGGATTCAGGTCACCACCTACATTGAATAGGTTGGTCCTTTTGTTTAATGCCAAGctgtacacaaaatttcatccaagtGCCTGCAAAAGTTTTTCTGTAAAgttggacagacagacagacagatatttTGAGATCTCACCAATTTGGTGTGAAGTTTAATAGGAAACTGCAGCAAACTGGGCTTGTGGTAATTACCTTGTAGTGATAGTGTTTCAGGAAGCATTGGTCAGGTTAACTGAATTTGCATGCCTACAGTAATATGTATAATTTCACTGCTGAAATCAGGTTGTCTTGGTATTGGTCATAAACCTGACTCTCCTCATCTAGGTGACAGATTCTCGAGCATAAAGTAAGATTTAAGGAACTGTCAGTGAATCAGTCGATGGTGGTGTTGGTGAAATTTAAACATGATGAATTTTACCATCTGGGATTTGAACATTTGGTTTGTAAACTCTTGGCTTGTCTGCTGAGTTCCTTGAAATGCTTACAGCGTTTGTACTGGTAtctgtttatatgttttacGTTTATTTTAAGTAACTCTCTTATCCACTTCTTTCACAGGGAGGTGCCAAATCTAAATTGACTGATGCCTCTCCAGGCAAAGATGGTGTCATTGGGGTACCAGACAGTGCAGGATTTACAATTTTATCTGAGAAAAAATTATTCCTTGGGCAAAAAGTAAGTCTTCCACAGTGGATGTATTTTCAGGTCTTAAAATATCACATGTGAAACAATCCTGACAGAAAATACCTCaatcaaaaatgtttggttTGCAGTTGTAATGATTTACAACACATGTAAACCACACTGGACAAAATATTGATAAACATTGATATTGAAGAGAGAAATCATATGAAAAAGTCTTCTTTAAAGCTGGTGTCAATTCCTGACACATGAATCTAAATGAGAACGTTTGAAATGTGGTCTGGGGATTAAGTAGAGAATAACACAAAATGAAGGCTGTGTGGCCACAGtctatatttcttttaaaacatgcagcctaaaatcaagaaaaagaagaaaatgatcTTCATCTGTAACACCATCCACCTGTAGAGCAGGATGTAGCAAACAAAAAGTTTGTAAACTATGATAATAAGGCAATTAGCCAGGTCTGTCTCTTAAGAACAGTAGATTGCTGGAAATGAAAGATACGATTAATGTGTATTGATATCTGTAACCTCTGACCCTTGAGGAATGCGAAGCCAGTGGAAAGGCATCCATtgtttttatagatttttgatTTGAGATTCTCTGCATCATGATTCTGCATTTTGTAGGTACTGATGCACTTGTTTTTGTTGCAGCTCACTGTTATTCAGGGAGACATTGTAAAAATGGCAGCAGATGCTATTGTCCATCCAACAAA
Encoded proteins:
- the LOC135466956 gene encoding core histone macro-H2A.1-like isoform X1, which produces MSGRGAKKRVKSTSRSSRAGVLFPVGRMLRYLKRDTHHYRIGAGSPVYMAAVIEYLTAEILELAGNAARDNKKGRVTPRHILLAVANDEELHQLLKHVTIASGGVIPKIHAELLMRKKGGKFGSSVPSAPPEKKPQLVIGGGSKGTKLIKTGKASKSKGGAKSKLTDASPGKDGVIGVPDSAGFTILSEKKLFLGQKLTVIQGDIVKMAADAIVHPTNSSLYMGGEVGRSIEKAGGAEFQQEIKDLLSAQGQLDTAGAAICPGHKFPAKFVIHVNSPTWGSTNSQQNLEKSVKNILALADEKHLKSLALPSVGSGNAGFPKQTAAQIILKAISNYFVSVMSSSLKQVYFVLYDMESIGIYTSELAKLDS
- the LOC135466956 gene encoding core histone macro-H2A.1-like isoform X2, yielding MSGRGAKKRVKSTSRSSRAGVLFPVGRMLRYLKRDTHHYRIGAGSPVYMAAVIEYLTAEILELAGNAARDNKKGRVTPRHILLAVANDEELHQLLKHVTIASGGVIPKIHAELLMRKKGGKFGSSVPSAPPEKKPQLVIGGGSKGTKLIKTGKASKSKGGAKSKLTDASPGKDGVIGVPDSAGFTILSEKKLFLGQKLTVIQGDIVKMAADAIVHPTNSSLYMGGEVGRSIEKAGGAEFQQEIKDLLSAQGQLDTAGAAMSTGHHFPAKFVVHCNGPTWKMDNSQQLLEKAVKNCLTLADEKKLKSIAFPSIGSGRAGFPKQTAAQIILKAISNYFVSVMSSSLKQVYFVLYDMESIGIYTSELAKLDS